From the Ruminiclostridium josui JCM 17888 genome, one window contains:
- a CDS encoding IS30 family transposase has translation MSNLIPGNQKHLTLDNRIFIEKSLDNNLPFKVIAKYLCKDPTTVSKEVKKHRSLTSRNNFVSHNHCVHRGKCGLTNVCKRTVACKKQCRTCNACNTHCDQFKNEICSKVLKAPFVCNGCSKKAGCRLDKYFYKATQANRQYKTILVESRNGINISEDSLNQMDAIVTPLILQGQTPYQILKNHPEIKCSEKTIYNYIASGVLSVKNIDLPRKVKYKPRKQDRPKAKDTGIFEGRTYNDFMKYMEAHPETNVVEMDTVVGCEGSRKVLLTLFFRSCKLMLIYLLPDKTATSVKKTFDHLEEKMSPIGFYNTFPVILTDRGTEFSNPEGLECGIDNTIRTSIFFCDPMASWQKPGIEKNHEYIRSVLPKGSSFDKLTQWDVTRLANHINSTARASLNGRTPLELAQLLLEKHALNAFGLREISCDDIILKPKLLK, from the coding sequence ATGTCTAATTTAATACCAGGAAACCAAAAACATCTCACCCTTGATAATAGGATTTTTATTGAAAAATCACTAGACAACAATTTACCTTTTAAAGTGATTGCGAAATATTTGTGCAAAGACCCTACTACTGTTTCAAAGGAAGTCAAGAAACACCGTTCTCTTACTTCTAGAAACAATTTTGTATCCCATAATCATTGTGTTCATCGTGGTAAATGTGGCCTTACAAATGTCTGCAAACGTACTGTTGCTTGTAAGAAGCAATGCAGAACATGTAATGCTTGTAATACCCATTGTGACCAGTTTAAAAATGAAATATGCAGTAAAGTATTAAAGGCTCCTTTTGTTTGTAACGGTTGTTCTAAAAAAGCTGGATGCAGGCTTGATAAATATTTCTACAAAGCAACTCAGGCTAATCGTCAATATAAGACTATCCTTGTTGAATCTAGAAATGGAATCAATATATCTGAAGATTCACTTAATCAGATGGATGCAATTGTCACACCTTTAATTTTGCAGGGGCAGACTCCGTACCAAATACTTAAAAATCATCCCGAAATAAAATGTTCTGAAAAAACAATTTATAATTATATTGCATCTGGTGTGTTATCTGTGAAAAACATTGATCTCCCCAGAAAAGTAAAGTATAAGCCTCGCAAACAAGACAGACCAAAAGCCAAAGATACAGGGATTTTTGAAGGACGAACTTATAATGATTTCATGAAATATATGGAAGCCCATCCAGAGACGAATGTTGTTGAAATGGATACAGTAGTCGGTTGTGAGGGTAGCCGAAAAGTACTACTTACATTATTCTTTCGCAGCTGCAAATTGATGTTAATTTATCTATTGCCAGATAAGACAGCAACTTCTGTTAAAAAAACATTTGACCATCTGGAAGAAAAAATGTCTCCTATCGGCTTCTACAACACATTTCCAGTTATTTTAACAGACAGAGGTACGGAATTTTCAAACCCAGAAGGACTGGAATGTGGGATTGATAATACCATACGCACATCCATATTTTTTTGTGATCCTATGGCTTCGTGGCAAAAACCAGGTATAGAAAAGAACCACGAATATATACGTTCTGTTCTTCCCAAAGGCTCATCCTTTGATAAACTGACGCAATGGGATGTAACAAGACTTGCAAATCATATTAACAGTACAGCAAGAGCCAGTCTAAATGGTAGAACCCCATTAGAACTGGCTCAATTGCTACTGGAAAAACATGCATTAAATGCATTCGGACTAAGAGAGATATCCTGCGACGATATCATCCTAAAACCAAAACTGCTGAAATAG
- a CDS encoding flagellar hook-length control protein FliK — MITTSRDLLKLNLNQNSGNDILNIKSKTSQSSAGTAFKSVLDTTVSNYSKRNDTAVNNNTVQDNDSKSKFKSFAEVQMSRKPVSTKSVVQADSNKELSDVNTDDAQAVEMYDEQIVALAQMLGITPGQLADLAKQLGFSLKDLKDIGKLAIFMQKVSDLLELNDKQKDILLKLATEVTKQIKPESEVATENSNNISSGNDSDDLQAGKVSVDLSKMASNIKEKLDTLIENGQNNQGLISEEAAKIIAVMKSQSQPVETVVSQNIDTDVVEEISLEGDGKKADSNKVEAEANAKDMSSENNDEKSESTKPQLELQMLNTSPQAATTDEQNLQQNFQVVGDIKAVLNNSQVTAEKSVFSVRQPIKTVDVVNQVIEQAKVILGQDKSEMVIQLKPDHLGKLELKVVTEQGIVAAKFIAESQQVKEIIETNMQLLKDSLQKQGIAIDGVSVQIGQDNRSESRNQSLSQGKNNGSLNRIKHAEGGTETTVAGVSLLENLPERLAQYTDELNTINLTA; from the coding sequence ATGATAACGACTAGTAGAGATTTACTAAAACTCAACTTGAATCAGAACAGCGGTAATGACATTTTGAATATAAAATCCAAAACGTCACAGAGTTCAGCTGGTACAGCTTTTAAATCAGTTCTTGATACCACTGTGAGCAATTATTCAAAACGTAATGATACCGCAGTAAACAACAATACAGTCCAGGACAATGACAGTAAATCAAAGTTTAAGTCATTTGCAGAAGTTCAGATGAGTAGAAAGCCTGTCTCCACAAAGTCAGTTGTACAAGCCGATTCCAATAAGGAATTATCAGATGTAAACACTGATGATGCTCAAGCAGTTGAAATGTATGATGAGCAGATTGTGGCTCTTGCACAAATGTTAGGGATTACCCCCGGACAATTGGCTGACCTGGCAAAACAACTTGGTTTCTCCTTGAAAGATCTCAAGGATATTGGTAAACTGGCTATTTTTATGCAAAAGGTATCAGATTTACTTGAGCTCAATGACAAGCAAAAGGACATTCTTCTAAAGCTGGCCACAGAAGTTACAAAACAGATAAAACCTGAGTCAGAAGTTGCTACTGAAAATAGTAATAACATTTCCTCTGGCAATGATAGTGATGACTTACAGGCAGGAAAAGTGTCTGTTGATTTGTCAAAGATGGCTTCAAATATTAAAGAGAAACTGGATACACTTATTGAAAATGGACAGAATAATCAGGGGCTAATCAGTGAGGAAGCAGCAAAAATAATTGCAGTAATGAAATCACAGTCGCAACCCGTAGAAACTGTTGTTTCTCAAAATATTGACACAGATGTTGTGGAGGAAATATCTCTTGAAGGTGACGGCAAAAAAGCTGATTCAAATAAAGTTGAAGCCGAAGCTAATGCAAAGGATATGTCCAGTGAGAATAATGATGAAAAATCAGAGTCAACCAAACCGCAGTTGGAACTGCAAATGCTGAATACTTCACCTCAAGCAGCAACAACAGATGAGCAGAATTTACAGCAAAACTTTCAGGTAGTTGGGGATATTAAAGCCGTTCTAAATAACAGTCAGGTAACTGCTGAAAAATCAGTTTTTTCAGTTCGGCAACCTATTAAAACCGTAGATGTTGTAAATCAGGTTATTGAGCAGGCTAAAGTGATTTTGGGGCAGGATAAATCAGAAATGGTTATTCAGCTAAAACCGGATCATTTAGGAAAGCTTGAACTAAAGGTTGTTACTGAGCAGGGTATTGTAGCTGCTAAATTTATAGCTGAAAGTCAGCAAGTAAAGGAAATTATTGAAACAAACATGCAGCTGCTGAAGGATTCACTGCAAAAACAAGGCATAGCAATAGACGGTGTAAGCGTTCAGATTGGACAGGATAATAGAAGTGAAAGCCGTAACCAGAGTTTGTCACAAGGCAAAAATAACGGTTCGCTAAACAGAATAAAACACGCTGAAGGTGGGACAGAGACAACTGTTGCCGGAGTAAGTCTTTTGGAGAATCTTCCAGAGAGGTTGGCACAGTATACAGATGAGCTCAATACAATTAACCTGACAGCATAG
- the fliJ gene encoding flagellar export protein FliJ, whose product MQKFEFRLESVRNLKIQMEDNAKNNLALASRELEKQKGFLNSLKMTRESSINELNSKVEEGVSISQIKEYNNYLNFLKQRITQQKENVNIAQNQVDIKRESLVKAVQERKILDKLREKKYGEFLKEQAKAEQLIIDELNSFKFKDGSGEENAGKY is encoded by the coding sequence TTGCAAAAGTTCGAATTTAGACTTGAATCAGTACGGAATCTTAAAATCCAAATGGAGGACAATGCTAAAAATAACCTGGCCTTAGCTTCAAGAGAGTTAGAGAAGCAAAAAGGATTTCTTAACAGTTTGAAAATGACCAGAGAATCTTCTATTAATGAACTTAATTCAAAGGTAGAGGAAGGAGTTTCCATAAGTCAAATAAAAGAATATAATAATTATTTGAACTTTTTGAAACAAAGAATAACCCAACAAAAAGAAAACGTAAACATTGCCCAGAATCAAGTCGATATAAAAAGAGAGAGTCTGGTCAAAGCAGTACAGGAAAGAAAAATACTGGATAAACTTAGAGAAAAGAAATATGGCGAGTTCTTGAAAGAACAGGCGAAAGCAGAACAACTAATAATTGACGAGCTTAACAGTTTTAAGTTCAAGGATGGTTCAGGAGAAGAAAATGCCGGAAAATATTAA
- the fliI gene encoding flagellar protein export ATPase FliI — protein sequence MSGVNLKKYSEALKSKEYIDYIGKVSKVVGLTIESDGPQVSIGNLCNINIPGGNKLKAEVVGFRDEKVLLMPLGEMVGIGPGSTVSANGDTLKVAVGPELIGRVLDGLGNPIDDKGSLQSKHFYKTDNKPPNPLTRKRISEPLPLGVRAIDGLLTIGKGQRVGIFAGSGVGKSTLMGMVARNTKADINVIALIGERGREVREFLERDLTEEGLARSVVVVATSDQPALIRLKGAMVATAIAEYFRDCGKDVLLLMDSLTRYAMAQREVGLSIGEPPVSRGYTPSVFSVFPKLLERAGTSEKGSITGLYTVLVDGDDLTEPVTDTARGILDGHIVLSRAMANKNHYPAIDVLASVSRVMSDIIDKEHKKCANEIKKIMAVYRDAEDLINIGAYVKGSNERIDYAIESIDDITSFLQQETDEKVTFEDIHSQVLSLLK from the coding sequence ATGTCAGGCGTTAACCTAAAAAAATACAGTGAAGCATTAAAGTCAAAAGAATATATAGATTATATTGGTAAAGTTTCAAAGGTTGTAGGACTAACTATTGAATCGGATGGCCCGCAGGTGAGTATAGGGAATCTATGTAATATAAATATTCCTGGTGGCAATAAACTCAAAGCAGAGGTCGTAGGATTTAGGGATGAAAAGGTTTTGCTTATGCCCTTGGGTGAAATGGTGGGTATAGGGCCTGGAAGTACTGTTTCAGCCAATGGTGATACATTGAAGGTTGCAGTGGGACCTGAGTTAATAGGTAGAGTCTTGGATGGTCTGGGAAACCCCATAGACGATAAGGGAAGCTTGCAATCCAAACATTTTTATAAAACCGATAATAAGCCTCCAAACCCTTTAACAAGAAAAAGAATTTCAGAGCCTTTGCCTTTGGGAGTAAGAGCTATTGATGGACTTTTAACAATAGGTAAAGGGCAGAGAGTTGGTATTTTTGCCGGAAGTGGTGTTGGTAAGAGTACCTTGATGGGTATGGTTGCAAGAAATACAAAGGCTGATATAAATGTTATTGCCCTAATAGGAGAACGTGGTAGAGAAGTTAGGGAGTTTTTGGAAAGAGATTTAACAGAGGAAGGTCTTGCAAGATCAGTAGTAGTAGTTGCGACTTCAGATCAGCCTGCACTAATAAGGCTTAAAGGAGCCATGGTTGCCACTGCAATTGCTGAATACTTCAGAGATTGCGGTAAGGATGTACTACTTTTAATGGATTCATTAACAAGATATGCAATGGCACAAAGAGAAGTGGGACTTTCAATAGGGGAGCCTCCTGTGTCAAGGGGATATACACCATCTGTTTTCTCTGTATTCCCTAAGTTACTTGAGAGAGCTGGTACATCTGAGAAAGGCTCTATAACAGGATTGTACACTGTACTGGTAGATGGTGATGACCTTACAGAACCTGTCACAGATACTGCCAGAGGAATCCTTGATGGACATATAGTTCTGTCAAGAGCAATGGCAAACAAAAATCACTACCCTGCCATTGATGTTCTTGCAAGTGTCAGCAGGGTTATGAGTGATATTATTGATAAAGAGCATAAAAAATGTGCCAATGAAATAAAGAAAATAATGGCTGTTTATAGAGATGCAGAGGACTTAATTAATATAGGCGCATATGTAAAAGGAAGTAATGAGAGGATAGACTATGCAATTGAGAGCATTGATGATATAACTTCATTTCTTCAGCAGGAAACTGATGAAAAGGTAACTTTTGAGGATATACACTCACAAGTGCTTAGTTTACTGAAGTAG
- a CDS encoding flagellar hook protein FlgE, which translates to MMRSMFSGVSGLKAHQAKMDVIGNNVANVNTLGFKAGRVTFQEIFNQTLRGAGAPDAATARGGTNPMQIGLGIAVGSIDNQMTGGSPQRTDNPTDLSISGDGFFIVKGSAADTFKFTRAGNFGLDKLGNLVSGDGMNVYGWTKYEILGDGTVKFDTESEITPINLYSDITNGNKKIIAAKATTYAEFSGNLNSALPLLADPDDADPQFTVPFTIYDSLGNAHELMVNFKKTGSLTDIPVKLPDGTDGTEPGTEWTYTISDRDGNVVSADEGKLKFNSKGKLVVGDDDAPEQAILEFDPGANSGTNKINITLDFKKLTQFAADSSVKPSNVNGYTTGNLVTFNIGSDGMLTGVYSNGQQQPLGLIALAGFDNPAGLQKVGGNLFMPTTNSGDFTKGVPAGSQGVGTLSPGTLEMSNVDLSREFTDMIITQRGFQANSRIITTSDEMLQELVNLKR; encoded by the coding sequence ATGATGAGATCTATGTTTTCTGGTGTTTCAGGACTAAAGGCACACCAGGCAAAAATGGACGTTATAGGTAATAACGTTGCAAATGTAAACACTTTAGGATTTAAAGCAGGAAGAGTAACCTTCCAGGAAATATTCAATCAGACATTGAGAGGTGCCGGAGCACCTGACGCTGCCACTGCAAGAGGAGGAACAAATCCTATGCAGATTGGTCTGGGTATTGCGGTTGGTTCAATTGATAACCAAATGACTGGCGGAAGTCCTCAAAGAACCGATAATCCTACTGATTTGTCTATTTCAGGAGATGGCTTCTTTATAGTAAAGGGCTCTGCTGCAGATACTTTTAAATTCACCAGGGCAGGGAATTTTGGCCTTGATAAGTTAGGAAATCTGGTGTCAGGGGATGGTATGAATGTATATGGATGGACTAAGTATGAAATATTAGGGGATGGTACGGTAAAGTTTGATACTGAGTCTGAAATAACTCCTATTAACCTTTACTCTGATATAACCAATGGTAACAAGAAGATTATAGCAGCTAAGGCTACTACTTATGCTGAATTTTCAGGAAACTTGAATTCAGCGTTACCTTTATTAGCAGATCCTGACGATGCAGATCCTCAATTTACAGTACCATTTACAATTTATGATTCATTGGGAAATGCACACGAACTTATGGTAAATTTCAAAAAGACAGGCAGTTTAACTGATATACCTGTGAAATTGCCGGATGGAACAGATGGAACGGAACCTGGTACAGAGTGGACATATACTATTAGTGACAGAGATGGCAATGTGGTATCAGCAGATGAAGGAAAACTAAAGTTTAATTCAAAAGGAAAACTTGTTGTAGGTGACGATGATGCACCTGAGCAAGCAATTCTTGAATTTGATCCAGGTGCCAATAGTGGTACTAATAAAATTAATATTACTCTTGATTTCAAAAAGTTAACTCAGTTTGCAGCTGATAGCTCCGTGAAACCATCTAATGTCAATGGATACACAACAGGAAACCTTGTTACTTTTAATATTGGTTCAGATGGTATGCTTACAGGTGTTTACAGCAACGGTCAGCAGCAGCCGCTGGGACTTATAGCACTTGCAGGATTTGATAATCCTGCCGGTTTGCAAAAGGTTGGAGGAAATCTGTTTATGCCTACAACTAACTCAGGTGACTTTACAAAAGGTGTACCGGCAGGTTCACAGGGAGTAGGTACATTGAGTCCAGGAACACTTGAAATGTCCAATGTAGACCTTTCAAGAGAGTTTACGGATATGATTATTACACAAAGAGGGTTCCAGGCAAACAGTAGAATAATAACTACCTCAGATGAAATGCTGCAGGAACTTGTAAACCTAAAGAGGTAA
- a CDS encoding MotE family protein has product MPENINITEQDEKVETLLKTTDVSKIPEKKTTSTLFYIISIITALLLVVLIIGGALFIAVKFNVNGVADSMGDSIRGIPVLNWALPEKPDPEDEKNMTEEQVRSKYNEIKAQKEELEKQVEDLTKQLDNTKNQVTAKDSNTSLLQQQMKALETEKNKLQTEKDSLQKDYDKLSEVISKGDTTEYKNYFKKVNPQKAEELYTSILQEEKISADVKKYCSIYEQMDASAVAAIMEQMGSSKMTLIIDIMKNLKKDTAGEILTEMTPTFAAKVSEQLAKEYKVGVAETTSKK; this is encoded by the coding sequence ATGCCGGAAAATATTAATATTACAGAACAAGATGAAAAAGTAGAGACACTTTTAAAAACGACAGATGTGTCAAAAATACCAGAGAAAAAGACTACTAGCACTCTTTTTTATATAATATCGATAATAACAGCTTTACTGCTAGTTGTTTTAATTATTGGAGGAGCACTGTTTATCGCTGTCAAATTTAATGTAAATGGTGTTGCAGACAGTATGGGAGACAGTATACGGGGAATACCTGTGCTAAATTGGGCTTTGCCGGAGAAACCTGACCCCGAGGACGAGAAGAATATGACTGAGGAGCAGGTAAGAAGCAAGTATAATGAGATTAAAGCTCAAAAAGAAGAATTGGAAAAGCAGGTTGAAGATTTAACAAAGCAGTTAGATAATACTAAAAATCAGGTAACTGCAAAGGATAGTAATACCTCATTGCTTCAGCAACAGATGAAGGCTCTAGAGACTGAAAAAAATAAATTACAAACCGAAAAGGACAGTCTTCAAAAGGATTACGATAAACTGTCAGAGGTTATTTCTAAAGGTGACACAACCGAATATAAGAACTATTTTAAGAAGGTTAACCCACAAAAGGCTGAAGAACTATATACAAGCATTTTACAAGAAGAAAAGATCAGTGCAGATGTAAAAAAATACTGTTCAATATATGAACAAATGGATGCCTCAGCAGTAGCTGCCATAATGGAACAGATGGGCAGCAGTAAAATGACACTGATAATTGATATTATGAAAAATCTCAAAAAGGACACTGCAGGTGAAATACTAACAGAAATGACTCCTACCTTTGCAGCAAAGGTGTCTGAACAATTGGCTAAGGAATACAAGGTTGGGGTTGCAGAAACAACTTCAAAAAAATAA
- a CDS encoding flagellar hook capping FlgD N-terminal domain-containing protein: MAQTSGINNSLTIDQIIESTKNKQEAAARKTGGELGKNDFLNLLVTQLRYQDPLEPVDDKEFIAQMAQFSSLEQMQNMNGSMTKSQAFTLIGKVVTATTTDDRTLEVSSVQGTVTSVKMKDGKTFVVVNNKDVDVDSIIQVDDALYNSYENLADYSNLIGFKVKGAVYDSSNGNVIYLSGNVKQIQRGLNEDYAVMDDVDVEIAEVTGSTAVDPNYLKNYLEEKLNGTTEADKQVKVTIKDSATGAKVPVTATLKSYSIDENTGKVTAVLDNMYISVYSVSNIQKP; encoded by the coding sequence ATGGCACAAACCAGCGGAATAAATAACTCACTTACAATTGACCAGATAATTGAAAGTACCAAGAACAAGCAGGAAGCAGCCGCTAGAAAAACCGGTGGTGAACTTGGAAAAAATGATTTTCTTAATCTTCTGGTAACACAGTTAAGATACCAGGATCCATTGGAACCTGTAGACGACAAAGAGTTTATTGCCCAAATGGCTCAGTTCAGTTCTCTGGAGCAAATGCAGAATATGAACGGTTCTATGACTAAATCTCAGGCATTTACCCTGATAGGAAAAGTCGTTACGGCAACAACTACAGATGACAGAACACTTGAAGTTAGTTCTGTACAGGGTACTGTTACAAGCGTAAAAATGAAGGACGGAAAAACCTTTGTTGTAGTTAATAATAAGGATGTTGATGTAGATAGTATTATTCAGGTTGATGACGCACTTTACAATTCATATGAGAACCTGGCTGATTATTCAAATCTGATAGGTTTTAAAGTAAAAGGTGCGGTATACGATTCATCCAATGGCAATGTAATTTATCTCTCAGGAAATGTTAAGCAGATTCAGAGAGGACTTAATGAAGATTATGCGGTAATGGACGATGTAGATGTTGAAATTGCCGAAGTAACAGGCTCAACTGCTGTGGATCCGAATTATCTCAAGAACTATCTTGAAGAAAAGCTAAACGGAACAACCGAAGCAGATAAGCAGGTTAAGGTAACCATAAAGGATAGCGCTACAGGAGCAAAGGTACCTGTTACAGCGACACTGAAGAGCTACAGTATAGATGAAAACACAGGTAAGGTAACTGCAGTACTTGATAATATGTATATATCAGTGTACAGTGTATCAAATATACAGAAACCATAG
- a CDS encoding TIGR02530 family flagellar biosynthesis protein: MVINNNYSNRIIKPPLTTGKVQTGNPRNVNSNSAGVNFENFLQQAIDKGSGVKFSKHAEMRMQARNIDLTQTQKEKISNAVSKAQLKGIKDSLVILDDMAFVVNVNSKTVVTAVNNSELKENVFTNIDGAIFA, encoded by the coding sequence ATGGTAATCAATAATAATTATTCAAACAGGATAATTAAACCGCCATTAACAACCGGGAAGGTTCAAACAGGGAATCCCAGAAATGTCAATAGTAATTCTGCAGGAGTTAACTTTGAGAATTTTCTTCAGCAGGCAATTGACAAGGGTTCCGGAGTTAAATTTTCAAAGCATGCTGAAATGAGAATGCAAGCCAGAAATATTGATCTTACCCAGACTCAAAAGGAAAAGATCAGTAATGCAGTTTCAAAAGCTCAGCTCAAAGGGATTAAGGACTCGCTGGTAATACTTGATGACATGGCATTTGTTGTTAATGTAAACAGCAAAACGGTTGTAACGGCAGTGAACAATAGTGAATTGAAAGAAAACGTATTTACAAACATTGATGGTGCAATTTTTGCATAG